The nucleotide sequence TAAGTttcctggtagggtttcaccatgttcccggaggttatatcttttaacatcggcgtttagcctgttcaatattactatgacataatgtagattgaattataaattcaaccattgtttggttctagggctatttagcaagtattcaagtaagtaatcataaccacattttttaacattcaaaatttcaaatatctttcaattttaatagtgggattgcTTATTCTATTTTatattcactgatgatggactgataggtccgaaaacgttctgaattggacacattttattcaatcaattgggatttttaaatttttaataaatataccaattacatagaagtggtttttacttcatgttagagttttttagaCTTACTAAACATTTtccaaagtatttaaaaatatctatcagatgAGCCCACGAACAAGTTgatatagacaaggcggaaacggcgggttcgttgggaaaaatattcccatgagatatttttgcataatcacattcgtgagacatcccagaataaggttcaagaagtcgcccacgagaaaagtgggccaatttttttttatttttttttaatctaattacaaaaatcaatatttttggcccggactaatttgttttaggttttttggaccattctggacaaaaaaggtctcttataatttttctctaaagttgatctttttcgagttataagcaatttaaaatttgaaaaaggcgaaaatggccatttttaagacttaataactcagttaaaaattattattatgaaagtcagaaagtgactaaatcaaagtttaaagtcgccgctacatgatcctgaagaaatctgtgtcattaatgtactactaagctgttatttttaattaataacattagcggttagatcgtattgactcggctgtaaatgtgagtgcgagtaagatgcacaattgttctgctggaatagcttctctctcgcactcagcatttacagcagccgcacacgtgcatggcgcatattattattacatacttaaaaataacagcttagtaataaaataatgacaaaaatttcttcaggatcttgtagggcgggctttaaactttaatttagtcatatattgactttcataataataacttttaaccgagttattaagccttgaaaatcgccatttttcgtttttttcaattttaaattgcttataagtcgaaaacgatcaactttaaagaaaaattataagagaccttttttgtccagaatggtccaaaaaattgaagaaaaaattgtttaggacaaaaatattgattcttgcaatttgattaaaaaaaaattgttaaaaaaaattggcccacttttcacgtgggcgacttcttgaaccttattctgggatgtctcacgaatataattatgcaaaaaaatttcatgggaatatttttcccttcgaacccgccgttttcgccttgtctaatagcattaaaatgtatgctccaaaaatgtttcaaaaggtatcttttaaaaaattttccaaaaaatgttattgtttttttttaaatagctcgGTTAGTTTTGAGATATCAgatgcatattagaatatagtttttaattccaaacaactcttcataatagcaatttccaatattacgaaaaataaagctactttactcttgagtgaaattcaaactttttgacatacctcgtataatattcaaaaaatttgatatttgatggttaaatcttaggttttggaccatgcagagctttttataaagaataactttttttcgtaaaattaataataaaaaagttttccatatggatacaacttacagggacatactgtatatcatttttttcgtatattgagtatttttggagttattattgaaagaaaataaaaattacaataactagaaaaattctgattttttaaaattatatcttttttttttcaggaatatgcattctaaaccagtcaaaagtgttgaaatcattatttatgctaatataaagaaactcttgtaaggatttctataaattttaatttttgtggaaatggtgtatgtttaatttttcactttttccaaaaaaattcgaaagggttctcttattttcatcataacttgcttaattttgacgctattaacttcttctggagctcgtTTGATAGGTGTtttgaagtactttgacaagtgcttagtaggtatattttataaaatgcatcgttttcccgttatttaagcttgaatacttagaatTGCTTACTCGTCGAaaaattacccataactcactttgaattaacattagtgtagttctttaaatgagaaatgtattcaattttttattatctttaattttggtaatacataataactttttttgcaaaagtttatagtttttgaattatacgtgtaaaacagctttaaaacatgcattttttacgaaaaaataaaatctttgatctttaataattcaaaaagtattgatttatattaataactttataaaaaattttgcgcacaatttgtccctctatcaacttgtggtattatttttaacgaaataattttcacccccgagaaggggtggcatccacccccagggtaaaagcgcaagctggcacctttgttccttgaggtatcctctaactactcaccaattttcatgaaaatcaatggaggttcaacgaaatcggaggtgaaaaccttcagtgaccgCACTatatctgagacttttcagtttgAATTAGAAGGGTATTACATTAATTACTTTACCACCATTTTTAAAAGGCCATTAAGATAATGAAGGCACTCCATTATCACGTACTTTGTTTCAAGGCAAATTCTATTAGCCTTCTGTCATTATGTTACGGTACTTTCCCCTGATTCTCAGAAAGGCACAATAGGCTTGATAAATATCACCCCAAAAGTGATTACTCGTTCtgagatattatttattttgtcattgcCGTAAGCGTAAGCTAATACATAAAAGCTTTTAAACGACTTATTTTAAGAACAAAGTCATATTAGTGTAACAATAAAGCAATAATTTTCCCCGAATCGATAAAGTAATCCCAGCAATAATTACTATAaagaacaattaatttcattaaatACATTAATCTGTCTTATCTAGATAATGTAAAGGTTGCCAAACATTAATAACAACCATACAAAAAGTATTTCAACAAGCCGTAGTATACATACAGTCTGTCAGTCTGTATTCTGTATCTACTCCATTAATAGGAGTACTGTGTGTTTACTTTTCTTTTATCATCTGTCGATTATATCGAATTATATCAAACGAATAAACAAAACATGACGCAGCAGAATCTCTTGACAATCAACATATTGAGAGATACAAGATTTAATTGTAATATTCCGATTGTTATACGATAATCGCACATTTCAACAACAGCTTTGATTTTCTTCCTTCTATTATAATAAGCATATGTATGATAACAGATAACGCAAACTTTCTATAATGCCTCTAGATaatcttcttcagcctgtttgaaTCCACTTCTGGACAAAGGCCTCctcatgagttctccattcttctctgttttgtgttTTTTGGTGCCAGTTTTGCATCAAATGATTCGTCAGTAGTTATTGGTTGCTCAGAAATTTCATTGGTATTCTTGCCAGAAGTTGTAGATTCTTCCACAACGTCTGTATCGTTGACGACGCATTTTTTAACACTTTTCCAGATGgaacattattttttttctgtagtGGTTAACACTTTTTGTCAAATCTGATCGCTTTGCTTCAAGGGcttttaagaggatgggtacgtattttcggctgcaatgctattcagatggggatttatttttttcgaatcctgagaaaactaataagtatttttgaaaaatttaaacgcagaatgaaagattacgttattagcgagggccgaaagtccctgagaacttttataatgtttattttaataagttacaggggtgaaaaactaagagaaaatttagtgtgatttttaatttcaaatatctcattcaaaataaaccttttatatattctaagggactttcggccctcggtaataatttagtctttcattctgcgtttaaatttttcaaaaatatttattcgtttttcaggattcgaaaaaaaaaatgaacacaatgtccgtggtaatattttacagatctatctttgtcttacgacgcactcagtcgaatagaatatcatatcatattgtcagtcagacaatgacaatcagtgacaattttaaatatttgacatggcatcgggaatattttgagttgttgattaaataatattgatatacatATTATAgcgtatttgataaataattgatttaagacgtgaacttaataaaaagttatttattgtgtattatttgtggaagatccaagcggagaatacatcaggataatatattctgtgatccaagtattttgttgttaaagatgttcaaaattgtaagcgttccatagtaacaatatattattaaaaaatcttttaaacacTTTTCATCTTTTCTCGATATTAATTTTTGTTGTACATGTAAATTATTACAATcgctgaatacatagttagtaaaaaaattatcagtagtaattgcacaagagctctaaaattatcgaatttttcccgagtgacagtttgacagttttaattaatttaaattatgtcaaagtgtcacgagggcaaaaattcgataataattttatagATCGAaggcaatttgttgcgattatttcatgaataaaactgttcaaaaccaaaattttattgtaatttatttatgtaagtacaaattagtacaattaagcacccagttataaatatttgacggttgaaagtcatcacttttataatttttaaaacattaattgtcattaatttcactgaatgtattttttcgtagcaacgaagggcatctgacgtaatatacttgacgacaggatattatcaaaaattatcagtttaatttttatttctgtagctttctattggtcagaatctcctatgaatgaaataatatttattaactgaattaataatttgcaattatacaaatatgtaacagttatccaagaacattcaaaagccattctctttaaagttaatcatgacattgtcaagtagaatgacattctagtaatgtttacatatccataccagtgtgaattttactacacgtaatttgccctGTAAAGACAGAAACAGTAGGAATAGcaatagccgtaaaatatttgcgaattatgtactgATGGCCTTAATATTTCAACAATGAAGCTTGCCTTGATCTGTTTGTTTAATTTAGTtagttaattaatttttattaattagatGTGTTTTTGTTTTAGAATGAACCCAATTTGCGGCTACAAGGATTCGAACAATTCAAATGGAAACGACGAAAAATGTGGGGCCACTTCAAAACCCGCTTCGAAGAATTCGTGCTGAATCTAGGATTATGGAGAGGATCCATGAAGTACATCGAAGGCAACTTTGGCACGGGAATTGTAGCCTTCTTTCTCTTCGTCAGATGGTTGTTCGTCTTGAACGTATTCCTCTTCTTACTCGTATTTTTATTCATCAACTTACCGACGATTTTGCTGGATTTTAAGAAGAATACCATATGCCCATCGTCGAATTCTACTGAAAATGCAACAGATCAATGTTGTGCTCAAATCTATTTCAATATGACGCTTTCGGAAAACCATGTGGTTTTCGATTTTGTACAAGGGACTGGGTTCCTAGAACGTACATTGTTGTTTTACGGATTCTACAGCAACGAAGTACTTCAATATATGACGGGAGGTGTCACTATGAAGTATAACATACCAGTCGCTTATTTCTTACTGGTGATCCTCTGTTTCGTTGTATCAGCTCTCTCTATCCTCAACTCAGCAGCCAATGGTTTCAGAGAACGACTCATAGAAGGAGAAGGACAGTTCTACCATTACTGCAACACCATCTTCGGTGGATGGGATTTCTGTATCGATAACGAAAAAGCTGCGAAGATAAAACAGCAGCTGATATATAACGATTTGAAGGCAAATATAGAAACCGAAAAAATCAACGATGAAATCCAGAATCGGTCCACCAAAGAAAAATGTAAGATATACTTCTACAGAATCGTTGTCAATTCTGTAGTGTTAGCAATCCTAGGGGGCTGTGGATGTATAATTTACTTAGTGTTCACCTTTTGTACGAAAGAATCGTCTGAGGACAAGTACATCCAGTTTTTGTACGAATTCTTACCTTCTTTGACGATAGTCGGTTTGAACATGGTGATCCCATTCCTGTTCAACTTCCTTATGACCTTCGAGAAATATAAACCTTCTACTGAGCTGAAGTGTTCCCTCATCAGGATCGTCTTCCTGAGACTTTCAGCGTTAATCGTGCTCTATGGTTCAGTTTGGAATAAAATAACCTGCGATAAAGAGGACCTGAGAGCTTGCGGAGTCTGTAAAGACGGTCCAACTTGTTGGGAAAGTTACGTCGGCCAACAAATCTACAAACTTCTGTTGACTCACTTCGCTATCCAAGTCGTAATGACTTTCTTCATTAACGCACCAAAAGCGTTATTGGCCCGACACGTAGAAAACAAAATAATCCAGTTTCTTTGTTCACAAACCTTCGATCTTCCAAAACACTCCTTGGACATTGTCTACACGCAAACTCTCATCTGGATCGGCATCTTTTACGCCCCACTCATCTCTTTTATGGGCACGATAATATTCTTCCTAATGTTTTATATTAAGAAGTTTGCTTGCGTTTACAACTGTAGACCAAGTCCCATCATCTACAGAGCTTCTAGAACAAATTCGATGTTTATGTTGGTACTTCTAATATCGTTTGCGTTTGCAGCTCTTCCATTAGGTTTTTCCTTTTCGGATCTCACTCCATCCAAGTCATGTGGACCTTTCAGAGATAAGGAATCCGTCTGGGCTTTAGCTGTGAGTTTGTTTCGGCAAACCCCTGATCTGATACAGACCATTATTTTCTTCCTGGGTACCGCAAAATTCGCGGTACCATGTATCATAGGATTGTTCTTCGCTCTGTACTACTACAGAGGTGTGAACTCGGCTAACAGACACTTGGTGTCTGTTTTGAAGAACCAGTTGGTTCTGGAGGGACACGATAAGCAATTTTTGTTGGATAGGCTGAGCTTGTTCATCAAACAGGAGAACCGGAAGAGACTTAGAACTGAACAAAGGTGTGAGGACGGGGATACGAATTAGGTAATAAGCCAAAACTTGTGAGATTAGATTTAATAACCAATGGACCAGTTTATGAAGgtatattttcattttaatttaattacatCTAATTTTTACCCGTAGTTAAGTTTTGTCACTTGTTCCAGTGATCTAATTTATGAATTCCATTCCTGAAGTGAAAATCCAGAAGACTATCAAACACTACCTTTTCGTTCGATAACAATATTTTCCTACAGATGAATTCTTTTACGTGTGAAATAAAGTTAGTCAAAAGGAGCTAAATCTGGCGAATAGGGTGGATGTTGCAACAACTTATGTTTTAATTCACCTAATTTCGCGACTTCCTTTGAAGCGTTGTGACAGGGTCTTGCCTTACCAAACAATGACGTTTTCCTTAAACCGGATCTTTTTTGAAGAATATTACATCCAGTTAGTCCAAAAGAAAATAAACGGAGAGGCAACGCTGAAAaatctttgaatttactaaagctagttatttcacagttgattaccgtgattgtgtagagaaacatactgcggtcggtcaagagaaacgtagaacagggcttactgagagggtatcaaaattgctttcctacgaagataattaaatccatttactaaggctgaaaatcagtacacacattctaaattgaatataaataaaaggtattatagtcggtcagctgtatgacgggacagagccggtcggtcggctctaatgaatgtacagggttattcactatattttgacccccttgaaAACTGCTTTGTTTACAGAATTAGAaagaaatgtaaaatacaaaagttattcgatttcttaattatgattttttgacaaatatattgtactagtgacgtcatccatctgggcgtgatgacgtaatcgactgttttttttaacctttaactacccgcgcatcaagttataccataactacacgcgtggcgtactttgtacgccacaagaaaatacacttaaaaacagcggctttgtttaattttttttgaaaaaatacacttagttgtttgttataaaccttattcggcatcagtgaatacttggagtttcttttcagtaagccaattgggatttataactggaatcatgaaataactggattccatgataaataaaattactaataaaaaatttttttaaatgtgattttttacaggagaaaaagtattgtttacaaagaaaaatatattttttgccataatgactaaaaaacaattaaaatatgtacttatattacgacttatagtaatataatcctggggtatattgtccaccaccgtaaacaacaaataataaaatgtaaattacgatctttccagaacgccgattataacgaaactaaaaccaaattgtaaagcacattccagtgataggttagaaaaataagcaaggtcaaaaattaaatttttaaatatatttccagtagaattcttatatctggcgtacaaagtacgccagcgcgtgtagttaaaggttaaatgagaataggggtcgtgtgctaactcatttgaaaggttattcaattctctatacagtactataaacattaagatcattatttatacagggtgtccaaaaaatatttttgaattattaactaaacaatttaattaaaaaatttttttttggacaccctgtataagtaatcatgttaatgtttatattactgaataggtaATTGAACTAGCACTCGACCTCTACtcctgttaaaaaaaatagtcgattacgtcatcacgcccaaatggatgacgtcactagtacgatatatatgtcaaaaaaacataatttaaaaatcgaataacttttgtattttacatttttttctatttctgcaaataaagcagtttacaagggagtcaaaatatagtgaataaccctgtacattcactggggccgaccgatcggctctgtcccgtcatacagctgaccgactataataacttttatttatatttaatttagaatgtgtgtactgattttcagccttagtaaatggatttaattaccttgtaggaaagcaactttgataccctctcagtaacccctgttctacgtttcgcttgaccgaccgcagtatgtttctctacacactcacagtaatcaactgtaaaaaatctagctttagtaaattcaaagagatttttcagcgctgcctcttggactattacGTATTCGTACCATACTAGCTGTTGTCTTTCGATGCcatctatgattgttctttctaGTCTAGTATTCTAGTCTAGACCTCCTCCAAAAATCCACCTCAGTGGCTAATAATTTAGCGTTGTACTTTTTGGTTACTTGCCAGACTTCAGCTCCATAGGTTAATACttgttttaatattgtgttttaAATTCGTTTTTTAGTTTCTGTTCTTACAATTTTTCGTCACAGTACCGAATTCATTAATTCGTATGCAAACTGGTTTAATTTTGAGTGTGCAACGGTCTTGGGAGAAGATTTATGTTGATAAAGgagatttttttatcaaattagCATCGATACGGTCTAATGGAATTGCATAGTACACGACCCAAGTAATTAGTAATATCTTTCGCATCCAAAAACACTATCGTCATCACCCTTGCAATCGATCGGATAGTCTTAGCCTGTTCCTGCATGTAATTTTGCTCGATTTCCACAGAGAGAGTCACACGGTGCTAAATCTGGTGAATACAGTGGGTGATTGATTAAGTTGTCTACTGACGAATTAATAAACCGAAGTtaaaactaaaaactttttttagaaaCATTTTTATCATAAATTGGTCCATTACCTTCCATATCCAGTTTAGTATCTTATGTAAATATTAGTAGAAGAATATGAAAAATACCTACTTTTGTAACGGGACTGTTTGCTGTATAAAACCAACAAACCATAGctgcatttttatttaatttatacgAGATGTTTGGTTTTATCAGGAACAGTTCCTTCTTAGGTATTTCCAAGAGACTTACTAGCGGTAATGTTTTTGTTACTATACAGTTTTTTTAATCAATTAACTAGGTAATAGGTATTTCTATATATTGTAAATAATCATCTATAAGTATTCTATAACCTGGTGCTCTTTGAAGTATCAACAAAACGCCCATAATAACCTTCGATGCTCAAAACAGCACTAAAGCAGTTTTTATGATTTGTCAGTATTATAGAGAGTCTCGCGATTTGTCTCTGAAACCGATTGCAGCAATTATTTAACTCTTTCAGCTCCGATGACGCGTATGCGCGTCCAAATAGGACTACATTAGTGCTATGGACGCGTTTACGCGTCTACTTAAGTACTATAGAAAAATGACTTCTTGACATTGCTGTTCaagtaaatttttaatattcttaatacTCTCTTGGATCTCATTCTTGTTGAACAATACAAATTGCTCAATATGTATTTTATAAAGATGATCTCATATACATGTTTTTAAAGATTCTTTCATGACAGTAAGAGATTTCTTGATAAGGTCTAGTACAATGACTGAAGCGTTTTAATagatacacttctccaagaaattaacgcaccaccttaaaaattggtcatttttgatgtatcgaatttcctaaaccagttgtccaaTTTTAACCTAACAGAGAagaagaagacgcaactcttggcttaaaaacctacgacaatggacgaatatgacctccatagaactattcagggcggctgcaaataagattaaatggcCAACGTCCTTAAGGATATCTTGGTACTGGGGGGTTGTTACCCCCGATGATGGGGTTGATTTAGTTGAAACACTAATTactgaaatatatttatttaagtcACCATGTacgacagtaactagttggtgtcgGGATGGATACTCTCTCTAATCTAACCACGTCGGTTTCTGAATAATGAATAAATTCCTTTCTTTACTTTCTACatatctataaataaatcccAATTGTTTGTTATGATTTCATACTTGAATGTGACCGTGAATTACTAATAGTACATAATTGCTGACTCCGTTGTTTTCAAAACGAGTGGCCTACATTGCAGAAGCAATGTCACCCATTTACGTAATGTAAACAgtacatgtaaataatatttgtttgagacttttaaaaattaaatcgatatgggttactcttattttttggatgctaatataaatcaTGTACAGGGATACGGCAtcgtaagaagaagaagttgtccgatttaagtaatgttttaatttgttatagctttattctttaacaatatcgttttaataatattgatgcttgtcaggtaaattgtcattgtataccgggtgtaccaattaaactgattttttctccaaagttcgcgtcaccctcgtggaatattatagcatttataaaatactgaaattaaaacccaactatagcctcatgttttcttaacattctgttttttgattcattcgcttatgttggataataaaaaagttaggtactttgacaactagccttgtttttcgtcaatacaacCTTATGGGATAATTCTgcgtgaaaaaataatgacagtttgctttataaacgtatgtccgcaaatgctttgtttccgagatagggggtgtcgaaatttttcttacaaactcatgatttatttattgctccaaaaccggttaagatatccaaatgaaatttggtgagttttaagaggtagttattgcgcattttttgacacacaattaagaattttatattcattagCGTGCATACTGGTAATATAactcgtatgcgcgccaatggagaatataaaattattaattgtatgtcaaacaatgcgcaataactacctcttacaacctaccaaatttcaataacatatctcaactggttttagagcaataaataaatcgtcagtttgtaagaaaaatttcaacatcccgtatctcgaaaatgAAGCAtatgcggacatatgtttattaACCAAACT is from Diabrotica virgifera virgifera chromosome 9, PGI_DIABVI_V3a and encodes:
- the LOC114330172 gene encoding transmembrane channel-like protein 7 isoform X2 yields the protein MCIWVLICWIIEEYRYKRKHKRRVSAATIRIKTNDYRTNNKTLRCRSRRESTVHRRTSLAGEVQVSMLPDLSEMRSNEQTAWEEIMRIKSLPIPMSEKKEMKFKILNEPNLRLQGFEQFKWKRRKMWGHFKTRFEEFVLNLGLWRGSMKYIEGNFGTGIVAFFLFVRWLFVLNVFLFLLVFLFINLPTILLDFKKNTICPSSNSTENATDQCCAQIYFNMTLSENHVVFDFVQGTGFLERTLLFYGFYSNEVLQYMTGGVTMKYNIPVAYFLLVILCFVVSALSILNSAANGFRERLIEGEGQFYHYCNTIFGGWDFCIDNEKAAKIKQQLIYNDLKANIETEKINDEIQNRSTKEKCKIYFYRIVVNSVVLAILGGCGCIIYLVFTFCTKESSEDKYIQFLYEFLPSLTIVGLNMVIPFLFNFLMTFEKYKPSTELKCSLIRIVFLRLSALIVLYGSVWNKITCDKEDLRACGVCKDGPTCWESYVGQQIYKLLLTHFAIQVVMTFFINAPKALLARHVENKIIQFLCSQTFDLPKHSLDIVYTQTLIWIGIFYAPLISFMGTIIFFLMFYIKKFACVYNCRPSPIIYRASRTNSMFMLVLLISFAFAALPLGFSFSDLTPSKSCGPFRDKESVWALAVSLFRQTPDLIQTIIFFLGTAKFAVPCIIGLFFALYYYRGVNSANRHLVSVLKNQLVLEGHDKQFLLDRLSLFIKQENRKRLRTEQRCEDGDTN
- the LOC114330172 gene encoding transmembrane channel-like protein 7 isoform X1, with the translated sequence MSGGANRKKNTRSQGWEEAGSEFYQESYPADTEIEVLQRDPKHLHTLLPSKLNRGAAATIRIKTNDYRTNNKTLRCRSRRESTVHRRTSLAGEVQVSMLPDLSEMRSNEQTAWEEIMRIKSLPIPMSEKKEMKFKILNEPNLRLQGFEQFKWKRRKMWGHFKTRFEEFVLNLGLWRGSMKYIEGNFGTGIVAFFLFVRWLFVLNVFLFLLVFLFINLPTILLDFKKNTICPSSNSTENATDQCCAQIYFNMTLSENHVVFDFVQGTGFLERTLLFYGFYSNEVLQYMTGGVTMKYNIPVAYFLLVILCFVVSALSILNSAANGFRERLIEGEGQFYHYCNTIFGGWDFCIDNEKAAKIKQQLIYNDLKANIETEKINDEIQNRSTKEKCKIYFYRIVVNSVVLAILGGCGCIIYLVFTFCTKESSEDKYIQFLYEFLPSLTIVGLNMVIPFLFNFLMTFEKYKPSTELKCSLIRIVFLRLSALIVLYGSVWNKITCDKEDLRACGVCKDGPTCWESYVGQQIYKLLLTHFAIQVVMTFFINAPKALLARHVENKIIQFLCSQTFDLPKHSLDIVYTQTLIWIGIFYAPLISFMGTIIFFLMFYIKKFACVYNCRPSPIIYRASRTNSMFMLVLLISFAFAALPLGFSFSDLTPSKSCGPFRDKESVWALAVSLFRQTPDLIQTIIFFLGTAKFAVPCIIGLFFALYYYRGVNSANRHLVSVLKNQLVLEGHDKQFLLDRLSLFIKQENRKRLRTEQRCEDGDTN
- the LOC114330172 gene encoding transmembrane channel-like protein 7 isoform X3, translated to MSAATIRIKTNDYRTNNKTLRCRSRRESTVHRRTSLAGEVQVSMLPDLSEMRSNEQTAWEEIMRIKSLPIPMSEKKEMKFKILNEPNLRLQGFEQFKWKRRKMWGHFKTRFEEFVLNLGLWRGSMKYIEGNFGTGIVAFFLFVRWLFVLNVFLFLLVFLFINLPTILLDFKKNTICPSSNSTENATDQCCAQIYFNMTLSENHVVFDFVQGTGFLERTLLFYGFYSNEVLQYMTGGVTMKYNIPVAYFLLVILCFVVSALSILNSAANGFRERLIEGEGQFYHYCNTIFGGWDFCIDNEKAAKIKQQLIYNDLKANIETEKINDEIQNRSTKEKCKIYFYRIVVNSVVLAILGGCGCIIYLVFTFCTKESSEDKYIQFLYEFLPSLTIVGLNMVIPFLFNFLMTFEKYKPSTELKCSLIRIVFLRLSALIVLYGSVWNKITCDKEDLRACGVCKDGPTCWESYVGQQIYKLLLTHFAIQVVMTFFINAPKALLARHVENKIIQFLCSQTFDLPKHSLDIVYTQTLIWIGIFYAPLISFMGTIIFFLMFYIKKFACVYNCRPSPIIYRASRTNSMFMLVLLISFAFAALPLGFSFSDLTPSKSCGPFRDKESVWALAVSLFRQTPDLIQTIIFFLGTAKFAVPCIIGLFFALYYYRGVNSANRHLVSVLKNQLVLEGHDKQFLLDRLSLFIKQENRKRLRTEQRCEDGDTN